The following coding sequences are from one Dehalococcoidia bacterium window:
- a CDS encoding PaaI family thioesterase yields the protein MPESAPRPSPALNDRTDYQRCFACGQRNAQGLKLKFRREGAKVVSEFVPQPDLQGYPGLLHGGVLFAALDETMGRVPMLERQWMVTAKVVFRHRKPVHIGDRLRIEAELLRRRERTMEVRARALLPDGSVAAEAEGLLARIPDDVWRDVSAVSPSFKGFFDAEDV from the coding sequence ATGCCTGAGTCCGCTCCCCGGCCATCGCCCGCGCTGAACGACAGGACCGACTACCAGCGGTGCTTTGCCTGCGGGCAGAGGAACGCGCAGGGGCTCAAGCTCAAGTTCCGGCGCGAAGGCGCGAAGGTCGTCTCCGAATTCGTCCCGCAACCGGATCTCCAGGGCTATCCGGGGCTGCTCCACGGCGGCGTGCTCTTCGCCGCGTTGGACGAGACGATGGGTCGCGTTCCGATGCTGGAGCGGCAGTGGATGGTGACCGCGAAGGTGGTGTTCCGCCATCGCAAGCCGGTGCACATCGGCGACAGGCTCCGCATCGAGGCGGAGCTGCTGCGACGGCGCGAGCGGACAATGGAGGTCAGGGCGCGGGCGCTGCTCCCCGACGGCAGCGTGGCCGCGGAGGCGGAGGGCCTGCTGGCCCGCATTCCGGACGACGTGTGGCGCGATGTGAGCGCGGTCAGCCCCAGCTTCAAGGGCTTCTTCGACGCGGAGGACGTGTAA